The DNA region GAAGGTTTCCTGCATGAGCTCGGCTGGCCTGACCGCCGAGTGGCGGTGATCAATTTTTCCGGCGGGTGGGCGGCCAAACGATGGCCGTTGCCGCGTTTTGCAGAGCTGTGCGAAACGCTGGCGCGCACTTATCCGTTCCGCTTGGTGGCGATCTGGGGACCGGGCGAACGTCAGGAGGCGGAACAGCTTCGTCGCATGGCGCAGACCTCTGGAATCGTGCCGGCGCCGGCCACCAACCTGCTCCAGCTGGCCGCCCTGTTGCAACGCGCGGCGATCATGGTAACCACGGATTCCGGTCCTATGCACATCGCCGCAGCGGTCGGCACGCCCTGCGTGGCGATCTTTGGTCCTACGGATCCCAGACTGCAAGGGCCGTACGGCGATCAGCATACGGTGGTGCGCAACACGGCGTTGTCGTGTCTGGCCTGCAATCGCACCGTGTGCGATCATGTCCGCTGTATGGAGGAACTGCCGGTCGCGTCCGTGCTCCACGCGGTGAAAGAGTGCCTGGCCAAAAACAGGCTGTTGCCTGAGTGACTGGCCGCGTGAACAGAATCATGAAAACCGATCGTTGAAAGGCGCTCATGTCCGCAC from bacterium includes:
- a CDS encoding glycosyltransferase family 9 protein, producing the protein MIHAEKILIIKLRAIGDVVLSTIVLENLARAFPHAVMDFLTEPAPAAILSQHPALRRVWILDQKARHRSERSTDRWAMATLLKALRAERYDLVFDFFGNPRSALITWASGACHRVGYDYRVRRLAYTHVVPSRASEVHEADWHLDALTALDIPIVSRRLQVAFGFEEIQFAEGFLHELGWPDRRVAVINFSGGWAAKRWPLPRFAELCETLARTYPFRLVAIWGPGERQEAEQLRRMAQTSGIVPAPATNLLQLAALLQRAAIMVTTDSGPMHIAAAVGTPCVAIFGPTDPRLQGPYGDQHTVVRNTALSCLACNRTVCDHVRCMEELPVASVLHAVKECLAKNRLLPE